From a region of the Alnus glutinosa chromosome 1, dhAlnGlut1.1, whole genome shotgun sequence genome:
- the LOC133858423 gene encoding outer envelope pore protein 16, chloroplastic: MPRSRFSGSVTTPKVDVAIDMGNPFLNLTVDGFLKIGTVAATRAAAEDAYHAVKKGSISSHNFEHTLKKMCKEGAYWGTVAGVYVGIEYGVERVRGTTDWKNAMIGGAVTGALVSAASNNNKDKIVVDAITGGAIATAAEFLNYLT, encoded by the exons ATGCCTCGGAGCAGGTTTTCGGGTTCTGTGACCACTCCAAAGGTGGACGTGGCGATCGACATGGGCAACCCCTTCCTCAACCTCACCGTCGATGGGTTCTTGAAGATCGGCACC GTCGCAGCTACCAGAGCAGCTGCAGAGGATGCATATCACGCCGTgaaaaaag GGAGTATTTCAAGTCACAATTTTGAGCACACG CTGAAGAAGATGTGTAAAGAAGGCGCGTATTGGG GAACCGTGGCTGGAGTTTACGTGGGAATTGAGTATGGAGTAGAGAGGGTTCGTGGCACCACAGACTGG AAGAATGCCATGATTGGCGGTGCGGTGACAGGTGCTCTGGTATCTGCAGCCAGCAACAATAACAAAGACAAAATTGTGGTGGATGCCATTACGGGTGGTGCAATCGCAACGGCTGCGGAGTTCCTCAACTATCTCACCTGA
- the LOC133858477 gene encoding pentatricopeptide repeat-containing protein At1g07590, mitochondrial, with product MLTVTILIQRRLTQAIRRTLSIPSSPVNQILSSFYFLCTKTPESFPDKILDSKEEKPSCLSYRIEKLPKGESAGSSVQSWKFPKKMLESKEEEKPSCLSYMIEKLAKGESVGSAFQSWMGRGFPIHRGEIFHAINRLRKLKMNKRALEVMEWVIRERPYKPKELDYSYLLEFTTKFHGISQGERLFCCVPSEFQNDLLYNNLVISCLDKGSIRLSLAYMKKMRELGHPISHLVFNRLIILHSSPSRKKIIPKILTQMKADKVVPHVSTYNILMKMEANEHNIEGLMKVYSDMKRAKVEPNEISYCIIATAHAVARLYTVAEAYVEAVEKSVTGNNWSTLDVLLILYGYLEKRKELERIWGIVQELPHVRSKSYILAIEAFGRIGQLSQAEEIWLEMKSVKGLKTSEQFNCIISVYCKHGLIDKASGLFMEMEINGSEPNAITYRHLALGCLKAELVEEALKTLDLGMDLITTKRVRNSTPWLETTLSIVEIFAEKGDLVNVEKLFQELTKARYTRYTFVYNTLLKAYVKAKKYDPNFLRRMILGGSRPDAETYSLMKLAEQFRS from the exons ATGCTAACGGTAACCATTCTCATACAACGCAGGCTCACTCAGGCAATACGTCGAACACTTTCGATTCCCTCCTCACCTGTCAATCAAATCCTTTCCAGTTTCTACTTTCTTTGCACCAAAACACCTGAAAGTTTTCCCGATAAAATTTTAGACtcgaaagaagaaaaacccaGTTGCTTATCTTATAGGATTGAGAAGCTGCCAAAGGGTGAGTCTGCTGGGTCTTCCGTTCAGAGCTGGAAATTTCCCAAGAAAATGTTagagtcaaaagaagaagaaaaacccagTTGCTTATCTTATATGATTGAGAAGCTGGCAAAGGGTGAGTCTGTTGGGTCTGCCTTTCAGAGCTGGATGGGTCGTGGGTTTCCTATTCACAGAGGAGAGATTTTCCACGCCATTAACCGTCTCAGGAAGCTCAAGATGAACAAACGAGCTCTtgag GTAATGGAATGGGTGATCAGGGAAAGGCCCTATAAGCCTAAGGAACTAGACTACTCTTATCTATTGGAATTTACAACTAAATTTCATGGGATATCACAGGGTGAAAGGCTCTTTTGTTGTGTCCCTTCCGAGTTCCAGAATGATCTGCTCTATAACAACCTCGTGATATCATGCTTGGATAAAGGTTCGATAAGGCTTTCACTTGCgtacatgaagaaaatgagggaatTGGGTCATCCCATCTCACACTTGGTCTTCAACCGCCTCATAATCCTCCATTCCTCCCCGAGCCGTAAGAAAATCATCCCCAAAATCCTCACTCAGATGAAGGCTGATAAGGTGGTTCCACATGTCTCAACCTACAACATTCTTATGAAAATGGAAGCTAACGAACACAATATTGAAGGGCTGATGAAGGTATACAGTGACATGAAACGAGCAAAAGTTGAGCCAAATGAAATATCTTACTGCATAATAGCTACTGCACATGCAGTGGCAAGGTTGTACACAGTGGCCGAAGCTTACGTTGAAGCTGTGGAGAAGTCTGTTACAGGGAATAACTGGTCAACACTAGATGTACTACTTATATTGTATGGGTATTTAGAGAAAAGGAAGGAACTGGAGAGAATTTGGGGCATTGTGCAAGAACTCCCCCATGTTAGGTCTAAAAGTTACATACTGGCAATTGAAGCATTTGGTAGAATTGGACAGCTGAGTCAAGCTGAAGAGATTTGGTTAGAAATGAAGTCGGTAAAAGGGTTAAAAACAAGTGAGCAGTTCAACTGTATAATATCTGTATATTgcaaacatgggttgattgatAAAGCATCTGGTCTTTTCATGGAAATGGAGATCAATGGGAGCGAACCAAATGCCATAACTTACCGACATCTTGCTTTGGGTTGCTTGAAAGCAGAATTGGTGGAGGAAGCCTTGAAGACTCTAGATTTGGGGATGGATCTAATAACGACCAAGAGGGTCAGGAATTCAACCCCATGGTTGGAGACCACTCTTTCAATAGTTGAGATTTTTGCAGAGAAGGGCGATTTAGTGAATGTTGAGAAGTTGTTTCAAGAACTTACAAAAGCTAGGTATACCAGGTATACATTTGTATACAATACTTTGCTCAAGGCATATGTGAAGGCCAAGAAATATGATCCAAATTTTTTGAGAAGGATGATTCTAGGAGGGTCTAGGCCAGATGCTGAGACCTATAGCTTGATGAAACTTGCTGAGCAATTTCGGAGTTGA
- the LOC133863228 gene encoding uncharacterized protein LOC133863228, giving the protein MAWNLQAHNSHGTIGSLVMALCLFTVVNNTVAVWLNHGRDFSNRRYGSAEVVISPMTVSNMRLRWKFFAGKDITATPAVADGVVYFPSWNGYLYAVNAFNGTLIWRQNLGDLTGLNGTGIVVNVTVSRSTPTVYGKLLLVGIYGPAVVIAVDRSNGRLLWSTQLDPRPRVLITMSGTACMGAFYVGVSSLEEALPAAQCCTFRGSLAKLDVLTGRILWRTYMLPDNGGKLGGYSGAAIWGSSPSIDMNRRHVYVATGNLYTAPSEVQQCQEKQNNETSKPSHPDQCIGPDINFNSILALDMDSGRIKWSRQLGGYDVFYFACLTPNNPDCPTGPNLDADFGEAPMLVTIFANGTKRDVVVAVQKSGFAWALDRDNGSIVWFKLAGPGGEEGGGIWGAASDGRRVYTNIGNGNRESFTLKPSSLNTTAGAWVALDANSGEIAWSTANPSNDTSQGPVTVANGVVFAGSVASNGPIYAMDANTGEILWSYNTGATVYGGASVSYGCIYIGNGYTVGLAKFHPTWTPGTSLYAFCIK; this is encoded by the exons ATGGCTTGGAACCTGCAGGCACATAACTCTCATGGCACCATCGGCAGCCTTGTCATGGCACTTTGTTTATTTACAGTAGTGAATAACACAGTTGCAGTT TGGCTCAATCACGGGAGAGATTTTAGTAACCGAAGGTACGGGTCTGCCGAAGTGGTAATCAGCCCAATGACAGTGTCAAACATGCGGCTGAGATGGAAATTCTTTGCTGGAAAAGATATAACTGCGACGCCCGCAGTAGCCGATGGAGTGGTTTATTTCCCATCATGGAATGGATATTTGTATGCCGTGAATGCTTTCAATGGTACATTAATATGGAGGCAGAACCTTGGTGACTTAACCGGACTAAATGGCACTGGGATCGTTGTGAACGTAACCGTGTCGAGATCGACCCCAACAGTGTACGGAAAACTCTTGCTTGTTGGAATTTATGGGCCTGCTGTTGTGATTGCCGTGGATCGATCAAATGGGAGGCTCCTTTGGTCAACTCAACTTGACCCGCGTCCTCGAGTTTTGATCACCATGTCTGGAACAGCATGCATGGG GGCATTCTATGTCGGAGTATCATCACTAGAAGAAGCATTACCGGCTGCCCAATGTTGCACATTCCGAGGCAGCTTGGCAAAGCTTGATGTTCTAACAGGAAGAATCCTTTGGCGGACCTATATGCTTCCTGATAATGGTGGAAAATTAGGAGGTTACTCTGGTGCTGCTATATGGGGAAGCAGCCCTTCCATTGACATGAACAGGAGACATGTTTATGTGGCAACTGGGAACCTCTACACAGCCCCGTCTGAGGTGCAACAGTGTCAAGAAAAGCAGAACAACGAGACATCAAAACCTAGTCATCCCGACCAGTGCATTGGGCCAGATATCAATTTCAATTCGATTTTGGCTTTGGATATGGATTCTGGGAGGATCAAATGGTCAAGGCAATTGGGCGGCTATGACGTATTCTATTTTGCATGTTTAACACCTAATAACCCTGATTGTCCGACAGGGCCTAACCTGGATGCGGACTTTGGTGAGGCTCCCATGCTCGTTACCATTTTTGCCAATGGAACCAAACGCGATGTCGTGGTGGCCGTGCAAAAAAGTGGCTTTGCATGGGCTTTAGACCGTGATAATGGCAGCATAGTTTGGTTTAAA TTGGCAGGACCGGGTGGCGAAGAGGGAGGAGGGATATGGGGTGCAGCCTCAGATGGAAGAAGGGTGTACACAAACATTGGCAACGGCAACCGAGAGAGCTTCACACTGAAACCATCAAGCCTGAATACAACGGCCGGTGCATGGGTGGCTCTTGATGCGAATTCTGGGGAAATTGCTTGGTCCACGGCGAACCCCAGTAATGATACTTCCCAGGGACCCGTCACGGTAGCCAATGGTGTGGTTTTTGCAGGGTCTGTAGCTTCTAATGGTCCAATATATGCCATGGATGCCAACACTGGGGAGATCCTCTGGTCATATAATACTGGCGCTACTGTGTACGGAGGTGCATCAGTGAGTTATGGATGCATTTACATAGGGAATGGATATACAGTTGGCCTCGCAAAGTTCCACCCTACCTGGACTCCCGGAACTTCACTCTATGCCTTCTGCATCAAATAA